Genomic segment of Pararhodobacter zhoushanensis:
ATCGGCGCGGTCAGGCGCGGCTCGATAAAGCCCATCTTGATGCCCGAATCACTGCCGCCATTGGCAGCAATCTTGCCGGCCTCGACGGCGAAGGCCAGCTCGTGGCCCAGCTGCTCGTCGATCACCGTCTCAAGCCGCGCCATCACCTTGGGCTCGACCGCGTGGCGCACCATGTCCTTGACCGCGCGGCGGGTGTCTTGGGTGTAAACGAAGGGGATCTGCGCCCAGGTCGACAGATCGCCGTAGATCGCGTTGGGAACCGGCAGCAGCCCGTCGCCAAAGGTCCGGGTCAGCTGACCACCACGCCCCAGCAGCGGCATCGCGTGGGACATCGACACTGCCTGGTCGAAATCGGTGCCGCCCAGCCGGATACCATGGCTGGCAAGGATGCGCATCTGGCCCGCATCGCTTTGAAAAACCGAAAAATCCGATGTACCGCCGCCGATGTCGACGATCAGTCCCAGCTCTCCTGCAGCCCCCTGTCCCAGACTGGCGCGGGCGGCGGCTTCGGGTTCGAACAGGAAATCGACATGGGTGAACCCGGCGGCAAGGTAGCAGCTACGCAGATCAGCCTCGGCACGGGCGTCACGCGCAGGGTCGGCCGAGTGGAAATGCACCGGGCGACCCGAAAGAACAGCGGTGAACGGGCACCCTGCCGCCGCCTCGGCCCGCTCTTTCACCACGACCAGAAAGGCGGTGACGATATCGGCAAGGGTCTGCCGTTTGCCACCGATCAGGCGCGGCTCGTGCAGCAGATCGGTGCCCAGCACGCTTTTCAGCGCCCGCATGTAGCGTCCCTCATCGCCCGCGATCAGCGCCTCGCCCGCTGCCGTGCCGATGCGCATCGCGCCGGAACCGGCGGGGAAAAACACCGCCGTTGGCAGCGTCTCGTTGCCCGGCTCGATCGGCAGGCGGCGCAGCTGTCCGGCGTCCAGAAACGCGGCAGCCGAGTTCGAGGTGCCGAAGTCGACGGCGAGGGTGGCAGCGGGCATTGGCGCGTCCTTGGGGGTCAAAGAGGGGCCGGGCCTATCCGCTTCCCGCCCGGCCCGCAAGCCAAGAGCCGCGCCTTTCTCAGAACCCGAAAAGAGAGGGCAGAAACAAGGTCACAATCGGGGCATAGGTCACGATCATCAGGCAGATCACCAGCGCGATCAGGAACGGCCACAGGTAACGAACCGTCTCGCCGATACCAGTTTCGGACAACCCGCCCAGCACGAACAGCAGCAATCCAAAGGGTGGTGTGACCAACCCGATCATGATGTTGATGGTGATCATCACCCCGAAATGCACCGGGTCGATACCCAACGCGACGACGGTGGGGAACAGCATCGGCACGACGACCAGAATCAGCGTGCCGGTGTCGAAAAAGCAGCCCAGCAGCAGGAAGATCACGTTGATCAGCGCCAGAAACGCCCAGCGCGACAGGCCGGCGTTATTGACCAGCGCGGCGAGGCTCTGGTCCAGACGCTCGGCTGTCACCGCGTAATTGATCAAGAAGGCCCCGGCGATCAGCAGCATGACGACCACCGAATCCTGCATCGAGCGGCGCAGCACATCCCAGATGCCGCGCAAATTGAGGGCGCGGTAAACGGTTACGCCCAGAAACACCGCCCAAAGCGCAGCAACCGCCGCCGCCTCGGTCGGGGTGAACACGCCCGACCAGATCCCGCCCAGCAGCACGGCAGGCAAGGTCATCGGCAGGATCGCCCCGGCCAGGGCCTTCATCGTCGCGGCGCGCGATTGGCCCGGCGACGCGGGCAGGTTCATCCGGGGCGCGATGATCGCGATGGTCGCCATCAGCGCCAGCCCCATCAGGATCCCCGGCACCACCCCGCCCAGAAACAGCGCCCCGACCGAGGTGTTGGTGTTGAGCGCATAAAGCACCATCGGGATCGACGGCGGGATGATCGGCGCGATGACGGCCGAGGCCGCGGTGATCGCCACCGCCAGCGCGCCGGGATAGCCGCCAACCTGCCGCATCATGCGGATCGACATCATCCCCGGCCCGGCGGCATCGGCCACCGCACTGCCCGACATCGAGGCAAAGATCATGCTGACGGTGACGTTCACATGCCCCAGTCCGCCGCGCGTGCGCCCGACGACCGCGTCGGCGGCCCGCCACAGGCGTTCTGAAATCGTCCCTGCGTTCATCACATTGGCGGCCAGAATGAACATCGGCACGGCCAGCAGCACATACGAGTTGAACAGCGAATTCATGATCTGATCAGACACCAGCCCCAGATCGCGGTCCCCGGCGAACAGATAGGCGAACCCGGCGCAGATCATCGCCACGGCGATCGGCACGCGCAGCAGAGACAGCACGACCAGCACGGCCAGCAGGATCAGGAAAGGCGTGGTCATGTCGGGCGTTCCGTTGACTGAGAAGGATCGGGGGATTGGGAAGGATCGGGCTGCACGAAGGGCAGCAGGGCCTCAAGGATCAGGCGCAGGCCCATAACCCCCTGAAACAGTCCAAAAATCAGATAGACACGGCTGAGCGGCCAACGCATCGCCGGGGTGCGTTCGCGCCACAGAAAGCCGATATAGTCCAGCGTCACCGGCAGCGCCGCCAGCAGGATCAGCCCGGCGGTGATCCCGCCCAGCGCCACCAGCCACCGGCCAAGGCGTGGCGACAGGTTGTCGACGACCAGCCCGACCGCGATGTGTTCGCGTACCGGCACCACCAGCGCCGAGGCGCCGAACACCACCCACAGGAACAGGATCACGATCAGCTCGTCCGACCAGCGCGAGGGCGTGCCCACGCCATAGCGCATGATGATCGTATAGGCGAAAAGCAGCGCCATCACGCCGAAGGCCAGTGAGGCCACCGTCTCGAAGAGACGATGGCCGAGGGTGATCGCACGGCGCAACCAGAGAGGGGCGACCCCGCGGCGCATGGGCTCAGTGACCCATGATCTGATGCATCAGGTCCTGATTCCAGTCCTGTGCCAGATCCGAGGCAGCATAGACCTCATCGGCGCGGGCATAGAACGGGGCAAGGTCGATCTGATCCACCCGCAGGCCGTTTTCGGACACCAGACGCTCGGCCACGGACATTTCATCCGCCAGACGGTTTTCATTGTTCCAGCTGGCCCCGGCTTGTGCTGCATCGCGCAGCACCTGCTGCTGTTCTTCCGTCAGCGCGGTGAAGAACGGGCGCGAGATCGCGTAGAAGACCGGTTGCACCATATGCGAGGTCAACACGACCTGCTCGGTCACCTCATAAAAGCGCGCGGCGTTCATGATGGTCAGCGGGTTTTCCTGCCCGTCGATACCGCCGGTCTGCAGTGCGACATAAACCTCGGGCATCGCCATCGGCGTCGGTTCAACACCGAGGCTTTCGCCCAGCAACAGCCATTCGGGCGTTGCGGGCATCCGCAGTTTCACCCCGGCCAGATCGTCCGGCCCGGTCACGTCGCGCGCCGTGTGAAGGTTGACCTGACGCGTGCCCAGATAGGCCACGGCGAGGATCTCGATGTCCATCTGCTCGGCCACATCGGCGATCATCTGCGCACCGATCGGGCCGCTCATCACCTCCATCATGTGATCATAGTCGCGAAACAGGAAGGCGCGCGACAGAAAGCCCCAGGCCGGGATCTGCGCCGAAATCTCGGGCGCGGCCATGGTGCTCATTTCAAGGTTACCGCGCTGGATGGCGGGAACCTCGGTGCCCTGCCGGAACAGCGCGCTGCCGGGATAGGTTTCCACGGTCAGGCCGACATTGGCATCGGCCACCTGCTGCGCGAAAAGCTCCATGCCGCGGTGCAGGAAGTCAGGGGCCGGACCGGCGGTCGAGAAGCGTACCGTCTGGGCACCGGCGGGCAGCGCGAAGGTCAGCGCCAGCGCCGAGGCTGCAAGAAGGGATTTGATCGTCATAAGGAATACTCCTGTTGGATGAGGGGGATGGCCGCTTCAGGCGGCGCTTGTTTTGGGCGGTTGGATGGTGTTGATCAGCGTGCCGATGCCCTCGATGCTGGCCTCGACCCGGTCGCCGATGGACAAGAAGGTCTGCTTGGCGGCACCGACCCCGGCCGGTGTGCCGGTCAGCAGCACATCGCCCGGATCCAGCGTCATGATCTTTGACGCCGTGGCGATCTGCTCGGCAATGGTGAAGATCATGTCGGCGGTGGTGTCGTCCTGCTTGGCCACATCGTTGACCGACAGGCGCAGGCGGGTGTCTTGCGCATTGGGCAGCGCATCGGTGGGCACAAAGCGCGGCCCCAGCGGGCAGCAGCTTTCCTGCGCTTTGCCCGCCACCCAGTCGAGCTTGTAGAACTGCTCGGGGGCCTTGTTCAGATCGCGGGCGCAGAAATCGACGCCGACGGTATAGCCCGCGATATGCGCCATCGCGTCTTCCGGTGTCACGTTCCGCGCGGTCTTGCCGATCACGATGGCCAGCTCGACCTCCCAGTCGAAGGCTTTGGTGTCGAGGGGCATGTGCACCACCGGCCCCTCGCCCACCACCGCGTTGCGCGACGGTTTGAAGAAGAAGAACAGGCGCTGGCTGTCCTTGGAAGCGACCGGAAAGCCCATCTCGGCCATGTGGCGGTAATAGTTCGCCCCGGCGCAGAGCACCTTGCCCGGAAAGAGCAGCGGCGACAGGCGGGGTGCATCGGCGGGCATCAAATCGGCCGCGTCGAGCGTGGCCACGGCCGCTTCGATCACACCGCGCGCAGCGTCCCAGTCGTCGAACAGGTCGATCACCCGAGCCACACCCGGACGCCCGGCGCGGGCAAGGCTGGGCTCCAGCCGGTAGAGGCCGTCGTTGGTTTCAAGGCAGGCAACGGGGCCGGTATCGCCCGCGACAGTCGCCAGGGCCCAGGAATGTATCGGCGAAGAGGTCATGGTTGTATCCGTGCTCTGGTTAGAAAGGGATTCGCCGGGATTGACGGCTTGCTTTGCATGAAATAGGTTAGATTTTATAAAATATGTAAGTCAACATAAAATATGCTCACCACAGAACCCGACCTCACCTCAGCCTATGACCGCCTACGCCATGAGATCCTGCAGGGTGATCTGCAGCCTGGAGAGCGTTTGCGAGTCGCCGATCTGCACGCGCGCTATGCGTTCGGGCTGACCCCGTTGCGCGAAGCCCTGATGCGGCTGACCAGCGAAGGGCTTGTGATCACCGAAGCCAATCGCGGCGCCCGCGTGCGCGAGGCAACGCTGGATGAATTCCGCGACCTGATGCACACCCGCCGCGAGATCGAGGCGCTGTGCCTGCGCGCGTCGATCGCCAAGGGCACCTCGGAATGGGAGGCGCAGGTGCTGTCGGCCATGCACCTGCTGGCCCGCGCCGATCTGCCCAGTTCGCCCGAAGACCGCGCCACCGCCTCGGCGTGGGAGCGCAAGCACCGCCGGTTCCATCATGCGCTGGTCTCGGCCTGTGACTCGGTGTGGCTGCTGCGGATCTGGGATGATCTGGCCGATCATTCCGAACGGTATCGCAAGCTTCGCCTGCTGAATTACCGCAATCTGGCCGCCGATGTGCGCGACGTGAACGCCGAACACAGCGACATCATGGAGGCCGCGCTCAACCGCGACCCCGAACGCGCCATTGCCCTGATGCACAACCATCTGGCGCGCACCGAAGCCGCCGTGGCCCGCCTGTTGACCGACGATCCAACCTTGGGGAAACCATCATGATCATCCGTTCCGCCCTGCTGGTGGGCACCATTGCGCCCGAAATACAGACCGCTTTTGACGCCTGCATGCGCGGGGCCGTGATCGATGCGATCCGCCAGTATCCCGGCCTTGTGGACGTGACGCTGCGCAAGACCGCCACGGCGGACGAAGGCTCGCCCGCGATCTACATGCAGTTCGACCTGCGCTTCGACAGCATGGCGGCGATGGACGCCGCACTGGCCAGCCCTGCCCGCGCCGCCGTGCGGTCGCAGATCATCGCCGGGATGGCCGATTTCCAAGGCAAGACCATCCATGTGGTGTCCGAAATCCTCGACTGACCCCGACAACGGAGCAATCCCCATGACAAAACGCACCGCTTTCGTGACGGGCGCGGGCCAGGGCATCGGCCTTGCCAGCGCGCGCGCTCTGGCCGTTGACGGCTGCCGCGTCGTCCTGATGGACCGCAATGCGGCGCAACTTGAGGCCGCGGTCGCGCAGTTGCGCGCGCAGGGACTGGATGTCACCGGCCATGCTGGCGACGTCTGCGACCGTGCCAGCGTCCGCGCGGCGATGGAGGCCGAGGGGCGTGTGGATGTCGTGGTGACGGCGGCGGGCGTGTACTGGGATCGCGCGCTGGCAGATCTGACCGAAGATGATTTCCGCACCATGATGGAGGTCAACCTGATCGGCACTTTCATCATCGCGCAAGAGGGCATCGCCCGAATGTCCGGGTCGGGACGGGTGGTGACGGTGTCCTCTCGCGGCGCGCTGGGGGGCACGCGTTTTGCGCATTACGTCGCCTCGAAAGCCGCCGTGGTCGGGCTGACCCGCGCCCTGGCGATGGAAACACGCGGCACCGGGATCACCGTGAACTCGGTCGCGCCCGGCTTCACCGACACGCCGATGACCCGCTCTGCCCCCGACGAGATGTTCACCGCCTGGAGCAAACTGGAACCCGCCGGCCGTGCTGCCGATCCGTCCGAGATCGCCGATTCCATCGTCTGGCTGGCCAGCGATGCCGCCCGGTTCGTCACTGGCCAGACGCTGTTCGTCGATGGCGGCAAGTCATTGGGCGGGCTGGGCATTTGAGCGCGGCGACCGGCCCTGTCCTGATCACCGGCGCCGGGTTGATCGGCAGCCAGACGGCGCGGCTGTTATCGGCGCGCGGGCAGCCCTGCACCCTGTTCGACACCCGCCCCCCGGCCGCGGAGATCGGCGCCCTGCCCGGCGTGCGGTTCGTCACCGGCGACCTGACGGACAGGGCGGCGCTGGAGGCCCTGTTTGCCGCGACCCGCTTCACCGGTGTCGTGCACACCGCGGCCATGCTGTCGAACGGGTTGCGCGCCGATCCGGTCCGCGGGCTTGAGGTCAACATTCTGGGCACCACGCACCTGCTGCAACTGGCCGCAGCGCAAGGCGTCCGGCGCTTTGTGCAGGCCAGTTCCGCGACCGTGGTTTATGCCGGGTTCGACCGCGCCCCAGCCGGGCCGATGACCGAGGACTGCGCGCTGTCGCTGATCTCGCAGCGCCCGCGCAGCCTCTATGCGCTCAGCAAACTGACCTGCGAGCATCTGGCGCTGCACTGGCGCGAGGCGTTCGGTCTTTCCACCGTCTCCTTGCGGTTCGCGGCGGTGCTGGGCGGTGAGGCGGCGGTGCCCAGCAGCGTTCCCGGCCAGTTGATGAACCGGCTGATTGCGGCAGCGCGGCAAGGCGGCACGCATGCGCTTGACGATCCGCTTTTCCTCTGGGACGGCGAAGAGGAATTCGTTGACCTGCGCGATTGCGCGCGGGCGATGGTCAGCGCGCTGGACGCGCCCGCCCTCGCGCAGGGCGTCTACGCCATTGCCGGGCCGTCAGGCCACACGCTTGCCGATGTGGCTGCCTGTGTCGCCGCGCAGTGCGGGGCGTTCACGCTGGACGTGCCGCCACACGCCCCGGTCGGCTTCGCCGGTTTCCCGCATCCGCGCCCGGCCCGCAGCGACCAGAGCGCCGCACGACGCGAGCTTGGCTTCACGGCGCGGCACAGACTTGAAGACACCTTGCGCCATTGGTGGCCCCAGACGGAAAGACACGCGCTATGACGACAAACAGCATCACCCGTTCGGTCCATGTTCCGCTCTCACCCGAGGCGGCGTTTGACCTGTTCACCACCGGCTTCGCCCACTGGTGGCCGCGCGAGCATTGCTTTTGCGGCGAGGCGGCGCTGGACCGGGTGTTCGTTGACCTGAATGCCGGGACTTGGGGCGAGGTCACACAGGCTGGCGAGACCCTGTTGTGGGGCGAAATCTTGCACGCAGAGCGTCCCTCACACCTGTCCCTCAGCTGGCAGATGGACGCCCGCATCAGCCCTTGGGTGCCCGAACCGGACCCAGCCCGCGCCAGCCTGATCGACCTGCGCATCGTACCGGAAGGCGACGGCTCGACCCTGTCCCTGACCCATCACAGCTTTGACCGCCACGGTGACGGGGCCGAAATCATGGCCTCGGTGATGGTCGGCATGGACCGATGGGCGGATTGGCTGGCGGATTTCGCCGCCGCCGCCAAGCGCTGACCCCGCTCAGGCCAGCAGCAGCGCCGTGACCCACAGGCCCAGTGCAAAGACTGTGTGATCCACCAGATTGAGCGCGCGCACGGTCCACGGGTTCGGCGTCTTCGCCGCCCCCCAGCCCAAGCCCATGCCGGGCTGCAACAGGAACCACGCGGCCGAGACGGTCAACAAACCCATGATCCACGCCGGGACAAAGCGGGGTTGCGCCAACCAGCCCTGCCCGACGATCAGCACGAAAACAACGCCATAGACCAGCCCCGTCGCGTAATGCGACAACCAGCCCAGCGCCACTTCCTGTGGCGCGGGCGCGGCGGTGGCGATGTCGTCATGAAACACCGTCCCGTCGCGCAGATGCCAGAACCAGCGGCCCACAACGCCCCAGGTCATCATCCCGCGCCCCAGCAGCCGGTTTTGCAGGATCGCCCAGAGATCCATGGCAACGGTCGCGCCTATGCCGATCAGCGCCCCTTTTGTAAGAAGTTCCAGCATCTGCCCTCGCCTTCACGCGACCGCGCCGCGCGTAACGGTGCCGCCTGAACGGCACCAAGTCCACCTTCATGCGGCCAATCTGTCCAAAGCCGTGCCTGACGCCGACGCGCGCTTTCACCCGTGAAGGCGAAGGGGCGACAGGGCGGGTTGTGAAACCCTTATGACGAGGCTGCGTTGAGCGTCTTAAGTTCCTCAGGCGTCAGCGCCAGGGTTGCAGCCGCCACCAGATCCTCGACCTGCGCGACCGACGTGGCCGAGGCGATGGGGCCGGTCAGCCCGGGCTGCGCCGCAACCCAGGCCAGCGCCACCTGCGCCGGGTTCGCACCCTGTTGCGCGGCGACCGCGTCCAGCGCATCCAGAATGCGGAAGCCGCGCGGGGTCATGTAGCTTTCCAACCGCCCTTTGCGCGTCTTGCCTTCCGCCGCTGCCAGCGTGCGATAGAGGCCCGACAGGAACCCCGACGCCAAGCCATAGAACGGGATCACCCCCAGCCCCTGCGCCCGGCACAGGGTCAACAAGCGCCCTTCCAGTTTCGAGCGGTCATAGAGGTTGTATTCGGGCTGGATCGAACTGTAGCGCGGCAGGCCTTCGCGGTCGGCCACCTTCAGCGCGGCCTCCAGCTGGTCGGACGAGAAATTCGACGCCCCGATCGAGCGGATCTTGCCCGCCTTGATCAGCCGGTCATACGCCGCCAGCGTCTCTTCATGGGGCGTGCTGTCATCGGGCCGGTGCGAAAAATAGTGGTCGATGGTCTCGACGCCCAGACGGCGCAGGCTGCCCTCGACCGCCTGTTCGATCCAGCGCGCTGACAGACCCACGGCGGGTTCGCCCGCCGGATCGGTCCCCATATCCATGCCGACCTTGGTGATCAGCACGATCTTTTCACGCGCACCGGGCCGCGCCTTGAGCCAGCGGCCGATCATCGTCTCGCTCTCGCCGCCCGCATGGCCGGGCACCCAGCGCGAATAGACATCCGCCGTGTCGATGGCGTTCAGCCCGGCGTCGGTCGCGGCGTCGAGCACGGCGAAACTGGCGCTTTCATCCGCCGACCAGCCGAACACGTTGCCGCCCAGAACCACCGGCGCGACGGATAGGCCCGAGGCCCCAAGAGGACGATACTGCATGACAACTCCTGCTGACGGACCGGCGAAGGGCCAGTCTGGTGTCGGCAAGAAAGCGGATTTGACCGCTGGGGGCAATCCCGGTACGGCGCTTTGGCGGGCCGCTCGGCAGACGGGTGCCGACAGAGCGGCGGATCACCGAGACGAAGCGGACCACGCAGCGCGGTGAACAGCCGCGCTCAGCGCGCCGTGCGCACCCAGCCCAACAGCGCGTCGAACCCCAGACCTGTGCGCTCTTCTGCCAGCAGCACGACTTCCGCCGCCGCCCGCGCATCCTCGCCCGCGTCATGGTGGCGAAAGCTGAGGCCCAGACGCTGCTTGAGATGCGCCAGCCCGTGCCCGCCATTCCCCTTGAACTCGGGCCAGCCCATCCGCGCGATGCGCACACTGTCGCCCCATTGCCACGGCGGCACCACGCGACCAATCGCGGCGCAGGCACCATGGATCGCGCGGCGGTCGAAACTGCTGTGCTGGATGACCGGCTGGCCCGCTAGCAAGGGCTCAAGCAGTGCCACCGTCTCGGCAAATCCCGGCGCATGCCGCACATGCGCAGGCCCGATACCGTGCAGCTGAGTATTGAACGGCGAAAAGGCGACCTGAGGGTTCACATAGGTCGTCCAGGTGCGAATGGAGTTATCCAACCCGACGCAGGCAATACCGATCTGACAAATGCTGGCCGGGTCGCTGCACGCCGTCTCGACATCCAGCGCGACAAAGCGCAGCCCGGCGTCGAAGCGTGGCAGGTCCGCCTGTGTGTGAGGGTTCATCGGCTTCTCCCGTGCGCCGTGCACATGCCACAAGGCTGCGCCGCAACGCAAGACACGCCACAACCGCGAACCGGATCAGAGCGCGCGCCGCGCTCCTTGGGCCTCACATCGAACTCAGCCTGCCCCCCGACAGCAGCACATAACCCTGCTGTCAGTACACCGGCGCCTGCGCCTGTCCGACGCCGTGGATCGGCCCCGTCGGCAGGTTGGTCGGGGAGCCGCCCAGCGGCTCGTAGGTGATCTCGTAAAGCTGGTTGGCATGCGGCGGCGGGAAGCCGGGCAGCGACAGCGTGCGCGAGTTGCCTTCGGCAAGAAGACCCAGCGAGACCGGCGGGCCGTCATCGTCAGGCTTGGTCCAGACCTGCATCACCCGGTCGTCGGGCACCTGCGCGCGTTCCAGCAATGTAACCCGCGTGGTGTTGTCGACACTGCCCTCAACCAGCGCCACGGGTGCGCCAGCCGCGTCGAGCAGCACGGCGATGACCGAGGGCTGAGGCGTGGCCATCAGCACCCAGCCCAGCATCACGGCCAGCAGCAGCGCGGCGGCCACGCCGCTCAGGGCTGTCGCCCGCCAGCGCGTGGCCTGAAGGCGGACGGCGGACAGATCGACCACATTGTCGCGCACGCGAACAGCAGCCTCGACCGGTGCATCCAGCGCCGTGTCGATACGGGTCCACAGCGTTGCCGGGATCTCCAGCGTGTCGGCGGTGTCATCGAGCGCACCATAGCGCAGCCGGGCGCGCTCGACCTGCGCCGCCACGGCGGGATCGCGCGCGCACAGCGCCTCAAGTGCCGCCGTCTCGGCCTCATCGGCCAGTCCCACAACCAGTTCGTCGATGCGTTCGTCGAGAGGGCGCTCGCTCATGACAGGCACTCCCGCAGTTTCAGCAACCCGCGCCGGACCCAGGCCTTGACCGAGCCCAGCGGTGCCCCCATCCGTCCGGCGATTTCGCCGTGGCTGTAGCCCAGCACATACGAGGACAGGATGGCCATTCTTTTATCGGGCTCAAGTGTTTCAAGGCATTGGCGCAGATCGTTGGTCAGATCCAGCCGGTGATAGGCGGTTTCCAGCGTCGCGCTGTCCGAGGCGGTCTCAAGCGCGGCCGGGTCCAGCAGCTCTTCGCGGCCCGCATTGCGCAGCAAGGTCAGGCAGCGGTTGCGCAAAATCGTGTAAATCCAGGCCTTTGCCGAACCGCGCTCGGGATCGTACTGGCCCGCGCGCCGCCAGATCAGCACAAAGCTTTCCTGCGTCGCATCCTCGGCCAGATCCTGTCTGCGCAGCATACGGCGGGCAACGCCCAGCATCCGCCCCCCTTCGGCATCGAGCAGGGTTTTCAGCGCGGATCGGTCGCCCGAGGCACAGGCCTGAAGCAAGCTGGCATGGTCTGTCACAGTGTCGAACGTCCCCTTGCGGCAGGGCACATCGGCGTCTGCAGGGGCAAGGTAAGTGATTGGCCCGGAGGCTGTCAAATGCTGGCTGGTCTCGCAGGTGCGGGCCACCGTCATCCTCACGCCTCCGGGCCGGGAACCGCTTACATCGCGGTCATGAAGGTGATGTCGCGCACGGTCACGCCGTCAGCGCCGGTCAGCGCCCAGTTGTCCCCCACAGCGCCGGTTTCCAGCGACACGGTATACAGCGTCGAACCCGCGACCAGCCAGCCGGTGTTGGTGCCTTCGGCGTCGGTGGCGATGTCAAACGCGTAGGCGTCGGTCGCGTCGATGCCCAGAAGACCAACCGCCGCCAGCGTGCCGTCGTTGGGCGAAACCTGACGGATCAGCGCGACGATGGTGGCGTCGATGTCATACATTGCCGTCGATTCCGGGCGGCCATACGAGTTGATATAGGCAGCCGCCACAATCGCCGGGGCTTCGCCGGCATGCATGTCGGCCTCGACATAGGCGAGGCTGCCGTCAACCGTCACAGCACCGGTATCGACGTCGACGCGGTGGTTGGTGACGCCCGACATGAAGCGCAGCTTGTCGGCCATCGGGTTGAAGTCGACGATGACAGCGGCACCGTCTTCGATCGGCAGCGGGGTGTTCATGGTGGAAATCACCGTGGCCGCGCCGGTGGCCGGGTCGATCTCGACGACCTCGAAATCAGCGGTCACGCCGATCAGCTGGCCGGTGGCCGGGCGCAGGTCGATGCCCAGCAGGCGGTCGACGCCCTCGACCGGCATCGAGGCGGTCACGGTGGCGGTGCTGACATCAATCATGTGCAGCATGTTGTCGCCCGACAGCGCAACGGCGGTCATGCCCGATTGGGCCGAGGCAATCGAGGCAGTCGTGGCGAGGGCGGTTGCGGCCAGCGCAGTGGTCAGCTTGGTCATCGGGTGGCTCCTTGGGTTGCCTGCACCATGGACGATCCACGGTGCTGTACTTCCAAGACTCGCGCCGGGGCCTGTTTGGATGCAGC
This window contains:
- a CDS encoding SRPBCC domain-containing protein, encoding MTTNSITRSVHVPLSPEAAFDLFTTGFAHWWPREHCFCGEAALDRVFVDLNAGTWGEVTQAGETLLWGEILHAERPSHLSLSWQMDARISPWVPEPDPARASLIDLRIVPEGDGSTLSLTHHSFDRHGDGAEIMASVMVGMDRWADWLADFAAAAKR
- a CDS encoding DUF2938 domain-containing protein — protein: MLELLTKGALIGIGATVAMDLWAILQNRLLGRGMMTWGVVGRWFWHLRDGTVFHDDIATAAPAPQEVALGWLSHYATGLVYGVVFVLIVGQGWLAQPRFVPAWIMGLLTVSAAWFLLQPGMGLGWGAAKTPNPWTVRALNLVDHTVFALGLWVTALLLA
- a CDS encoding aldo/keto reductase, which encodes MQYRPLGASGLSVAPVVLGGNVFGWSADESASFAVLDAATDAGLNAIDTADVYSRWVPGHAGGESETMIGRWLKARPGAREKIVLITKVGMDMGTDPAGEPAVGLSARWIEQAVEGSLRRLGVETIDHYFSHRPDDSTPHEETLAAYDRLIKAGKIRSIGASNFSSDQLEAALKVADREGLPRYSSIQPEYNLYDRSKLEGRLLTLCRAQGLGVIPFYGLASGFLSGLYRTLAAAEGKTRKGRLESYMTPRGFRILDALDAVAAQQGANPAQVALAWVAAQPGLTGPIASATSVAQVEDLVAAATLALTPEELKTLNAASS
- a CDS encoding 3'-5' exonuclease gives rise to the protein MNPHTQADLPRFDAGLRFVALDVETACSDPASICQIGIACVGLDNSIRTWTTYVNPQVAFSPFNTQLHGIGPAHVRHAPGFAETVALLEPLLAGQPVIQHSSFDRRAIHGACAAIGRVVPPWQWGDSVRIARMGWPEFKGNGGHGLAHLKQRLGLSFRHHDAGEDARAAAEVVLLAEERTGLGFDALLGWVRTAR
- a CDS encoding anti-sigma factor, with amino-acid sequence MSERPLDERIDELVVGLADEAETAALEALCARDPAVAAQVERARLRYGALDDTADTLEIPATLWTRIDTALDAPVEAAVRVRDNVVDLSAVRLQATRWRATALSGVAAALLLAVMLGWVLMATPQPSVIAVLLDAAGAPVALVEGSVDNTTRVTLLERAQVPDDRVMQVWTKPDDDGPPVSLGLLAEGNSRTLSLPGFPPPHANQLYEITYEPLGGSPTNLPTGPIHGVGQAQAPVY
- a CDS encoding sigma-70 family RNA polymerase sigma factor, whose translation is MLGVARRMLRRQDLAEDATQESFVLIWRRAGQYDPERGSAKAWIYTILRNRCLTLLRNAGREELLDPAALETASDSATLETAYHRLDLTNDLRQCLETLEPDKRMAILSSYVLGYSHGEIAGRMGAPLGSVKAWVRRGLLKLRECLS
- a CDS encoding DUF4394 domain-containing protein codes for the protein MTKLTTALAATALATTASIASAQSGMTAVALSGDNMLHMIDVSTATVTASMPVEGVDRLLGIDLRPATGQLIGVTADFEVVEIDPATGAATVISTMNTPLPIEDGAAVIVDFNPMADKLRFMSGVTNHRVDVDTGAVTVDGSLAYVEADMHAGEAPAIVAAAYINSYGRPESTAMYDIDATIVALIRQVSPNDGTLAAVGLLGIDATDAYAFDIATDAEGTNTGWLVAGSTLYTVSLETGAVGDNWALTGADGVTVRDITFMTAM